In a single window of the Mustelus asterias chromosome 3, sMusAst1.hap1.1, whole genome shotgun sequence genome:
- the LOC144491407 gene encoding septin-2 isoform X1, which produces MSQSSDKFKMLQQQQQMLQQQQQQQQQQQQQQAQFTNPETPGYVGFANLPNQVHRKSVKKGFEFTLMVVGESGLGKSTLINSLFLTDLYPERVIPGAAEKIERTVQIEASTVEIEERGVKLRLTVVDTPGYGDAINSQDCFKTIISYIDEQFERYLHDESGLNRRHIIDNRVHCCFYFISPFGHGLKPLDVEFMKAIHNKVNVVPVIAKADTLTLKERERLKRRILDEIEEHSIRIYHLPDAESDEDEDFKEQTRVLKASIPFAVVGSNQLIEAKGKKVRGRLYPWGVVEVENPEHNDFLKLRTMLITHMQDLQEVTQDLHYENFRSERLKRGGRLSSHGYVLPLSPSKGEEHPQDKDQILLEKEAELRRMQQMIAQMQAQMQMQMQKPGDGDTSSVHSQHV; this is translated from the exons ATGTTGCAACAGCAGCAACAAATGTTACAGcaacagcagcaacagcagcagcagcaacaacaacaacaagctCAATTCACAAATCCAGAGACTCCTGGTTATGTGGGATTTGCCAACCTCCCTAATCAGGTGCATCGTAAGTCTGTGAAGAAAGGGTTTGAATTCACACTCATGGTGGTTG GTGAGTCTGGCCTGGGCAAATCAACTTTAATTAACAGCCTCTTCTTGACTGACCTCTACCCTGAGCGAGTTATCCCTGGAGCTGCAG AGAAAATTGAAAGAACAGTCCAGATTGAAGCTTCAACCGTAGAGATTGAAGAGCGTGGCGTGAAGCTGCGTCTGACTGTAGTTGACACGCCAGGATATGGAGATGCAATAAACAGCCAGGACTG CTTTAAGACAATTATTTCGTACATTGATGAGCAGTTTGAGCGGTACCTGCATGATGAAAGTGGATTGAACAGACGCCACATTATTGATAACCGGGTCCACTGCTGCTTTTATTTCATCTCTCCTTTTGGACATGG ACTCAAGCCCCTGGATGTGGAGTTCATGAAGGCTATACACAATAAAGTGAACGTTGTTCCTGTCATTGCTAAGGCAGACACCCTTACgctgaaggaaagagagagactcAAAAGAAGG ATTCTCGATGAGATAGAGGAGCACAGTATTAGGATATACCACCTTCCAGATGCAGAGTCTGACGAGGATGAGGATTTCAAGGAGCAAACGCGAGTCCTCAAG GCCAGTATCCCTTTTGCTGTCGTTGGATCAAATCAGTTGATAGAGGCAAAAGGTAAAAAAGTCCGAGGGCGTCTGTATCCATGGGGCGTCGTGGAAGTGGAGAATCCAGAGCACAATGATTTCCTGAAGCTGAGGACCATGTTAAT TACGCACATGCAGGATCTGCAGGAGGTAACCCAGGATCTTCACTATGAAAACTTCCGCTCGGAGCGTCTCAAACGGGGCGGCAGGTTGTCATCACATGGttacgttctccctctgtctccttc GAAAGGGGAAGAGCATCCTCAGGATAAGGACCAAATCCTGTTGGAGAAAGAAGCTGAG TTGCGCCGCATGCAACAGATGATTGCCCAGATGCAGGCTCAGATGCAGATGCAAATGCAgaaaccaggagatggagacaccaGCAGTGTGCACAGTCAGCATGTCTAA
- the LOC144491407 gene encoding septin-2 isoform X2, producing the protein MSQSSDKFKMLQQQQQMLQQQQQQQQQQQQQQAQFTNPETPGYVGFANLPNQVHRKSVKKGFEFTLMVVGESGLGKSTLINSLFLTDLYPERVIPGAAEKIERTVQIEASTVEIEERGVKLRLTVVDTPGYGDAINSQDCFKTIISYIDEQFERYLHDESGLNRRHIIDNRVHCCFYFISPFGHGLKPLDVEFMKAIHNKVNVVPVIAKADTLTLKERERLKRRILDEIEEHSIRIYHLPDAESDEDEDFKEQTRVLKASIPFAVVGSNQLIEAKGKKVRGRLYPWGVVEVENPEHNDFLKLRTMLITHMQDLQEVTQDLHYENFRSERLKRGGRKGEEHPQDKDQILLEKEAELRRMQQMIAQMQAQMQMQMQKPGDGDTSSVHSQHV; encoded by the exons ATGTTGCAACAGCAGCAACAAATGTTACAGcaacagcagcaacagcagcagcagcaacaacaacaacaagctCAATTCACAAATCCAGAGACTCCTGGTTATGTGGGATTTGCCAACCTCCCTAATCAGGTGCATCGTAAGTCTGTGAAGAAAGGGTTTGAATTCACACTCATGGTGGTTG GTGAGTCTGGCCTGGGCAAATCAACTTTAATTAACAGCCTCTTCTTGACTGACCTCTACCCTGAGCGAGTTATCCCTGGAGCTGCAG AGAAAATTGAAAGAACAGTCCAGATTGAAGCTTCAACCGTAGAGATTGAAGAGCGTGGCGTGAAGCTGCGTCTGACTGTAGTTGACACGCCAGGATATGGAGATGCAATAAACAGCCAGGACTG CTTTAAGACAATTATTTCGTACATTGATGAGCAGTTTGAGCGGTACCTGCATGATGAAAGTGGATTGAACAGACGCCACATTATTGATAACCGGGTCCACTGCTGCTTTTATTTCATCTCTCCTTTTGGACATGG ACTCAAGCCCCTGGATGTGGAGTTCATGAAGGCTATACACAATAAAGTGAACGTTGTTCCTGTCATTGCTAAGGCAGACACCCTTACgctgaaggaaagagagagactcAAAAGAAGG ATTCTCGATGAGATAGAGGAGCACAGTATTAGGATATACCACCTTCCAGATGCAGAGTCTGACGAGGATGAGGATTTCAAGGAGCAAACGCGAGTCCTCAAG GCCAGTATCCCTTTTGCTGTCGTTGGATCAAATCAGTTGATAGAGGCAAAAGGTAAAAAAGTCCGAGGGCGTCTGTATCCATGGGGCGTCGTGGAAGTGGAGAATCCAGAGCACAATGATTTCCTGAAGCTGAGGACCATGTTAAT TACGCACATGCAGGATCTGCAGGAGGTAACCCAGGATCTTCACTATGAAAACTTCCGCTCGGAGCGTCTCAAACGGGGCGGCAG GAAAGGGGAAGAGCATCCTCAGGATAAGGACCAAATCCTGTTGGAGAAAGAAGCTGAG TTGCGCCGCATGCAACAGATGATTGCCCAGATGCAGGCTCAGATGCAGATGCAAATGCAgaaaccaggagatggagacaccaGCAGTGTGCACAGTCAGCATGTCTAA